A single genomic interval of Helianthus annuus cultivar XRQ/B chromosome 6, HanXRQr2.0-SUNRISE, whole genome shotgun sequence harbors:
- the LOC118479741 gene encoding epoxide hydrolase A-like yields the protein MSIKKMEGIQHKFINVNGLNMHIAEKGEGPLVLFLHGFPELWYSWRHQIVYLADHGYRAVAPDLRGYGQTTGAPLNDHTKFTIPHVVGDLIGLLDAITNEGEKVFVVGHDWGALIAWNLCLFRPDRVKALFNMSVAFQPWNPDGNLVEVVRRQYGDDYYIVRFQKPGEIEAEFAKLMSYETFMKKFLTLRDPGPLYFPKGKGFPHSPPGVPVILPPWLSEQDIEYYASQIEKAGGITGGLNYYRALPLSWELTSAWRGAKVMVPTKFVAGNLDTAYYMAGADEYVTSGGMKKDVPLLEEVVLLEGVAHFLNQEKPDVINKLIIDFIKKF from the exons ATGAGCATCAAGAAGATGGAGGGGATACAGCACAAGTTCATAAATGTAAATGGGCTCAACATGCACATAGCTGAAAAGGGTGAAGGTCCATTAGTCTTGTTCCTTCACGGATTCCCCGAGCTCTGGTACTCCTGGCGCCACCAGATTGTTTATTTGGCCGATCATGGTTACCGAGCCGTGGCACCGGACCTTCGTGGCTATGGTCAGACTACGGGTGCACCGCTCAATGACCACACCAAGTTCACCATCCCCCATGTGGTGGGAGACCTGATTGGACTTCTTGACGCCATCACAAACGAAGGCGAAAAGGTTTTTGTTGTGGGTCATGACTGGGGTGCTCTCATTGCTTGGAACTTGTGCCTGTTTAGGCCCGACAGGGTCAAAGCTTTGTTCAACATGAGCGTTGCTTTTCAACCCTGGAACCCAGATGGAAACCTGGTCGAGGTTGTAAGACGTCAGTACGGAGATGATTACTACATCGTCAGATTTCAG AAACCGGGTGAAATTGAAGCTGAGTTTGCTAAACTTATGAGTTATGAAACCTTCATGAAAAAGTTCTTGACATTAAGAGATCCAGGGCCTCTTTATTTCCCTAAAGGTAAAGGTTTTCCACACTCACCTCCTGGTGTCCCGGTGATCTTACCACCTTGGTTGTCCGAACAAGATATTGAGTACTATGCTAGCCAAATCGAAAAAGCTGGTGGAATTACCGGAGGACTCAACTATTACCGAGCCCTTCCTTT GAGTTGGGAACTGACTTCAGCATGGAGGGGTGCGAAGGTTATGGTGCCAACAAAATTTGTCGCGGGAAACCTGGACACCGCCTATTATATGGCAGGTGCGGACGAGTATGTAACAAGTGGTGGGATGAAGAAGGATGTTCCATTGTTGGAAGAAGTTGTGTTGCTGGAAGGTGTAGCCCACTTCCTCAACCAAGAGAAGCCTGATGTGATCAACAAACTCATAATTGACTTCATAAAgaaattctaa